In a single window of the Bacillus clarus genome:
- a CDS encoding DUF3958 family protein, producing the protein MSQDIEKQMNQLNQKLRSVFEEQNRNQSAIQTQEQVEEDFHVWKNQNHRLFDRILGTWHRDREMSLFFMNMSQDAQYIERKLTFELENQKETLLKEKRNLSDLENDLYYQKQNLAKEVNS; encoded by the coding sequence ATGAGTCAAGATATTGAAAAACAAATGAATCAATTAAATCAAAAATTACGAAGTGTATTTGAAGAACAGAATCGGAATCAATCTGCGATTCAAACCCAGGAACAAGTAGAAGAAGATTTTCATGTATGGAAAAATCAAAACCATCGTTTGTTTGACCGTATTTTAGGAACTTGGCATAGAGATAGAGAAATGTCATTGTTTTTTATGAATATGAGTCAAGATGCACAATATATTGAGCGAAAACTTACTTTCGAATTGGAAAATCAAAAAGAAACATTGCTTAAGGAAAAACGAAATCTTAGTGACTTAGAAAATGACCTTTACTATCAAAAACAGAATCTAGCAAAGGAGGTCAATTCATGA
- a CDS encoding TIGR04197 family type VII secretion effector, with amino-acid sequence MGQFQSNLQTATQIATKMGSASDRIQSATSRSITKATRTTLSVNSKAQEASQQVLDLTKQFSVAFQQAVDNIHSVANEFERMDKELQNIFR; translated from the coding sequence ATGGGACAATTCCAAAGTAATTTACAAACAGCAACACAAATTGCTACGAAAATGGGATCAGCTTCTGACAGGATTCAAAGTGCAACAAGTCGTTCTATAACAAAGGCAACGCGTACAACACTATCTGTTAACTCCAAAGCACAAGAAGCGAGCCAACAAGTTTTAGATTTGACGAAACAATTTTCTGTAGCCTTTCAACAAGCGGTTGATAATATTCATTCGGTAGCTAACGAGTTTGAGAGAATGGATAAAGAACTTCAAAATATTTTTCGCTAA
- a CDS encoding DUF7018 domain-containing (lipo)protein, producing MKAKKLVSLALPIMLLGGCATDKVDTKSKDKVETKAETKEKLSKDIYPVRMTSLSSELMGKITNIVEIAMNKEKDEKTLKKEVLKQESELQTIIAKFDKIEPPKEYAESHKDILKAVDCYSKAYSKQAKYFKANEKDIDPDKKQEITELIERGNKYWIPGFQPVQDETSRVDAVNANKAAKDKQSALDNTNPDTIKRTDDAPKSNDVSNLEEVTKYKQDIIDSSNAIADTMHLIEGIAGSDIKAYVQKKSEIQLSVGGAKANARKLKDLKAPSGFEGEQNKIKQSMQYYEDAFQLLFDAIEQEDQAKLHQSMGKTHIGAKIFDEATKGIADKSQQ from the coding sequence ATGAAAGCAAAGAAACTAGTAAGTTTAGCACTTCCAATCATGTTATTAGGTGGTTGTGCAACAGATAAGGTAGACACGAAGTCAAAAGATAAAGTGGAGACTAAGGCTGAAACAAAAGAGAAGTTATCGAAAGACATTTATCCAGTACGTATGACTAGCTTATCATCTGAGTTAATGGGGAAAATCACGAATATAGTAGAAATAGCAATGAATAAAGAAAAGGATGAGAAGACTTTAAAGAAAGAAGTCCTAAAACAAGAATCTGAGTTACAAACAATCATTGCTAAGTTTGATAAGATTGAACCACCAAAAGAGTATGCAGAATCACATAAAGACATACTAAAAGCAGTTGATTGTTATAGTAAAGCTTACTCAAAACAAGCTAAGTATTTTAAAGCAAATGAGAAGGATATAGACCCTGATAAGAAACAGGAAATCACGGAGTTAATCGAACGAGGTAATAAGTATTGGATACCAGGATTCCAACCTGTTCAAGACGAAACATCTAGAGTAGACGCTGTAAATGCAAATAAAGCTGCAAAGGATAAACAGAGTGCATTGGATAATACAAACCCTGACACAATAAAAAGAACAGATGATGCTCCTAAGTCAAACGATGTATCTAATTTAGAAGAAGTTACGAAGTATAAGCAAGACATCATAGACAGTTCGAATGCAATAGCAGATACAATGCACTTAATTGAAGGAATAGCAGGTTCAGACATCAAGGCTTATGTACAGAAGAAAAGTGAAATCCAACTAAGTGTAGGTGGAGCAAAAGCAAATGCTAGGAAACTAAAGGACTTGAAAGCACCTTCTGGATTTGAGGGAGAACAAAACAAGATAAAACAATCCATGCAATACTATGAAGATGCTTTCCAACTTCTATTTGATGCAATAGAGCAAGAAGACCAAGCTAAACTTCATCAGTCAATGGGTAAAACACATATAGGTGCAAAGATATTTGATGAAGCAACAAAGGGTATTGCAGATAAATCACAACAATAA
- a CDS encoding cytosolic protein has product MKKRINVIANEESFHNLSTFKEVEELNKTVRAYRDIIRMSIKRTDVQSKLIALLEILKRHSCKYVGVSFLCKNRIAEKMEVSYKTVQRLMKKLVDLEMLKQVSMKRKKDMLQTSNAIIIQPIVEEVSNKIDTKGPTKFPTIKTTPSSLKQNIKDKNKRNSNENSNTPEENIKEADFVAHWVPERFVSLTNSFYSESKTIQELWKVVRQCNKITNFSTGDKAFTKDQELTIGLQAIKEFVMKIKSGAKMKKGKFAYFNGIVNNLMDKFYFDKEFMRA; this is encoded by the coding sequence ATGAAGAAACGTATCAATGTTATCGCAAATGAAGAATCCTTCCACAACCTTTCTACATTTAAAGAAGTAGAAGAACTAAATAAAACTGTACGTGCATACAGAGACATCATCCGTATGTCTATTAAGCGTACTGACGTACAATCCAAACTCATTGCACTACTTGAAATTTTAAAACGCCATAGCTGCAAATATGTAGGTGTTAGTTTCCTATGCAAAAATAGAATCGCTGAAAAAATGGAAGTTTCATATAAAACTGTACAACGTTTAATGAAGAAACTTGTGGATTTAGAGATGCTTAAGCAAGTTTCTATGAAGCGTAAAAAAGATATGCTTCAAACTTCTAACGCTATTATCATTCAACCAATTGTGGAAGAAGTGTCCAACAAGATAGATACAAAAGGTCCTACAAAGTTTCCTACCATTAAAACAACCCCTTCTTCCTTAAAACAAAATATAAAAGATAAAAACAAACGTAATAGTAATGAGAATAGCAATACACCTGAGGAAAATATTAAAGAAGCTGATTTCGTAGCTCACTGGGTACCTGAACGTTTTGTTTCTTTAACTAACTCTTTTTACAGTGAATCTAAAACAATTCAAGAACTGTGGAAGGTCGTAAGACAGTGCAATAAAATTACAAACTTCTCTACAGGTGATAAAGCATTCACTAAAGACCAGGAGCTTACTATCGGCTTACAAGCTATCAAAGAGTTTGTTATGAAAATTAAATCTGGAGCAAAAATGAAGAAGGGTAAATTCGCTTATTTCAACGGGATTGTAAACAACTTAATGGACAAGTTCTACTTTGATAAAGAGTTTATGAGAGCGTAA
- a CDS encoding YdcF family protein, translating into MNKWILLMILLPPPLYIVYTTFRMKKVAREKLSNHSPYVLVLGAKLFGDKPSLSLQNRLDVALEYLYSHPEANVIVSGGQGEDEDIPEAHSMRNYLMVHGIDENRIFIEDRSTSTYENLKFSMDLYDVKHAVVVSNTYHLYRTKIIAKRLGMKMEALAARTPNRSKKKAYVREYAAIMKTILFDR; encoded by the coding sequence ATGAACAAATGGATATTACTTATGATCTTATTACCACCACCACTGTACATCGTATATACGACATTTCGAATGAAGAAAGTTGCTCGTGAGAAATTAAGTAATCACTCTCCATATGTCCTTGTATTAGGTGCAAAGTTGTTTGGAGATAAACCGTCTTTATCTCTTCAAAATCGTTTGGACGTAGCTCTGGAATATTTGTATTCTCACCCAGAAGCAAATGTAATTGTTTCTGGAGGGCAAGGTGAGGATGAAGATATACCGGAAGCTCATAGTATGCGAAACTATTTAATGGTACATGGTATAGATGAGAATCGTATTTTTATTGAAGATCGTTCTACTAGTACGTATGAAAATTTAAAGTTTAGTATGGATTTATATGATGTAAAGCACGCGGTAGTTGTTAGTAATACGTATCATTTATATCGTACGAAAATAATTGCAAAGCGTTTAGGGATGAAGATGGAAGCGCTAGCTGCTAGAACACCGAATCGTTCTAAGAAAAAAGCGTATGTGCGTGAATATGCTGCAATTATGAAGACGATATTATTCGATCGTTAG
- a CDS encoding ABC transporter ATP-binding protein, with amino-acid sequence MIRFNHVSKAYEDGTKAVDSLHLEIKKGEFFVLIGPSGCGKTTTMKMINRLIETTHGSILIDEKDIQDYDINELRWDIGYVLQQIALFPHMTIAENIAIVPEMRKWSKEKIRARVDELLHMVGLDPAIYRDRMPDELSGGQKQRVGVVRALAANPKIVLMDEPFSALDPLSREQLQKDIVQLQKKIQKTIVFVTHDMQEALSLGDRICVMREGKVVQLDTPEGIIHNPKNDFVEEFIGNRGRPWYEGKSIEDVLLLETSVKGKGEGPSLSIYSPLQEALVRLQVEEFVPIEKDGQHVGTLTSRHVVNYIAEQMKERG; translated from the coding sequence GTGATTCGATTTAATCATGTGTCAAAAGCATATGAAGACGGTACGAAAGCAGTTGATTCATTACATTTAGAAATTAAAAAAGGAGAATTTTTTGTTCTTATTGGACCGAGTGGTTGTGGGAAGACAACGACGATGAAAATGATCAATCGTTTAATTGAGACGACACACGGATCAATTTTGATCGATGAAAAAGATATTCAAGACTACGATATAAACGAACTGCGTTGGGATATTGGATATGTACTGCAACAAATTGCTTTGTTTCCGCATATGACAATCGCTGAAAATATTGCGATTGTACCTGAAATGAGAAAATGGAGTAAAGAGAAAATTCGAGCGCGTGTCGATGAACTACTTCATATGGTTGGATTAGATCCAGCTATATATAGGGATCGTATGCCAGATGAATTATCCGGTGGACAGAAGCAGCGTGTTGGCGTAGTACGAGCATTAGCTGCAAATCCGAAAATCGTTCTGATGGATGAGCCATTTAGTGCGTTAGATCCATTAAGTCGTGAACAGTTGCAAAAGGATATTGTGCAGTTACAGAAAAAAATTCAAAAAACAATTGTGTTCGTAACACATGATATGCAAGAAGCGTTATCGCTCGGTGACCGTATTTGTGTGATGAGAGAGGGAAAAGTCGTTCAATTAGATACACCGGAAGGTATTATACATAATCCGAAAAATGATTTCGTAGAAGAATTTATTGGGAACCGTGGTCGTCCTTGGTATGAAGGAAAAAGTATTGAAGATGTATTACTATTAGAAACGAGTGTGAAAGGGAAAGGTGAAGGCCCATCTTTATCTATATATTCTCCTTTGCAAGAAGCTTTGGTGCGTTTACAAGTAGAAGAATTTGTACCAATTGAAAAAGATGGACAACATGTCGGTACATTAACAAGTCGTCATGTTGTTAATTACATAGCTGAACAAATGAAGGAGAGAGGGTAA
- a CDS encoding ABC transporter permease/substrate-binding protein encodes MTDLFQTFHERKLELLSALSEHLQISLISLFFAVLIAVPLGILLTRKERIAEFIIGTSAVMQTIPSLALLGLLIPLVGIGKLPAIIALVVYALLPILRNTYTGIRKLDDSLIEAAKAMGMNSWRRLWKVELPLALPIIMAGIRTAMVLIVGTATLAALIGAGGLGKLILLGIDRNDHALIVLGAIPAALLALFFDIVLRLLENTKRSSKRVILIVGIAIIVVVTPFLWNTQKKDIVIAGKLGSEPEILIQMYKQLIENDTDLHVELKPGLGKTAFVFEALKSGEVDIYPEFSGTALSTFVKEEPKSTNRDEVYEQARTGMEKKYNMMMLKPMDYNNTYALAMPKKTAEQYNVNTISDLKNIAADARAGFTLEFADREDGYKGMQKLYNYKFSNVKTMEPKLRYSAIQSGDVNVIDAYSTDSELEQYGLKVLKDDKGLFPPYQGAPLLKKETFVQYPELEKVLNKLAGKITDEEMRKMNYEVNVNGKSSEKVAKQFLQKEKLIR; translated from the coding sequence GTGACTGATTTATTCCAAACATTTCACGAACGAAAATTAGAATTACTTAGTGCATTAAGTGAGCATTTACAAATATCGCTTATTTCTTTATTTTTTGCTGTTTTAATTGCAGTACCACTTGGCATTTTGTTAACGAGAAAAGAAAGAATTGCCGAATTCATTATAGGTACCTCTGCTGTTATGCAGACAATACCTTCACTCGCTTTACTTGGACTTTTAATTCCATTAGTAGGAATCGGGAAGCTCCCGGCAATTATTGCATTAGTTGTGTATGCGTTATTGCCTATTTTACGAAATACGTATACAGGAATTCGTAAGTTGGATGACTCGCTTATTGAAGCGGCAAAAGCGATGGGTATGAATAGTTGGAGACGATTGTGGAAGGTAGAGCTTCCACTTGCACTGCCAATTATTATGGCCGGTATTCGTACAGCGATGGTATTAATTGTTGGAACAGCGACACTTGCAGCGTTAATAGGTGCTGGTGGGCTTGGGAAACTGATTTTACTCGGTATCGATCGGAACGACCATGCACTTATCGTTTTAGGGGCCATACCAGCCGCGTTGCTCGCTTTATTCTTTGATATAGTACTTCGCTTACTTGAGAACACAAAACGCTCTTCTAAGCGCGTTATATTGATTGTAGGTATTGCTATTATAGTTGTAGTTACACCATTTCTCTGGAATACGCAAAAGAAGGATATTGTTATTGCCGGTAAGTTAGGTTCTGAACCTGAAATTTTAATTCAAATGTATAAACAGCTTATTGAAAATGATACAGATTTACACGTAGAGTTAAAACCAGGGCTTGGGAAAACAGCATTTGTTTTTGAAGCTTTAAAATCAGGAGAAGTGGATATATACCCTGAATTTTCTGGAACAGCTCTATCTACTTTTGTAAAAGAAGAACCGAAGAGTACAAATCGAGACGAAGTATATGAACAAGCACGCACTGGAATGGAAAAGAAATATAATATGATGATGTTAAAGCCGATGGATTATAACAATACATATGCACTCGCAATGCCGAAAAAAACGGCAGAGCAATATAATGTAAATACAATTTCTGATTTGAAAAATATTGCTGCGGATGCAAGGGCTGGATTTACGTTAGAATTTGCAGATCGTGAAGACGGTTATAAAGGAATGCAAAAATTATATAATTATAAGTTTTCAAATGTTAAAACGATGGAACCAAAATTACGTTATAGTGCCATTCAATCAGGTGATGTTAACGTAATTGATGCATATTCGACTGATAGTGAACTGGAGCAATATGGTCTTAAAGTATTAAAAGATGATAAAGGGTTATTCCCGCCATATCAAGGAGCACCATTATTAAAGAAAGAAACGTTTGTCCAATATCCTGAGCTTGAAAAAGTATTGAATAAACTAGCTGGGAAAATTACAGATGAGGAAATGCGAAAGATGAATTATGAAGTAAATGTAAATGGTAAAAGTAGTGAAAAAGTAGCGAAACAATTTTTACAAAAAGAAAAATTGATTCGTTAA